In the genome of Massilia sp. W12, the window GCAAAAATTTGCGTATTAAAAATACGTAACGCCGCAACTGCCCTACAATAGGCGGGTGATCAAAAGGATTCCCGCTTATGACTACCTCCCGCTTTGCTGTCGATCAACCTTATGCTGACGGGCCGCGCCTGCTGGCCGATATCGGCGGCACCAATGCCCGCTTTGTGCTGGAAACCGCGCCTGGCGTGCAAGCTGCGCTGGCGGTGATGCCCTGCCGCGACTGGCCCACGCTGGAAGCGGCGGTGCGCGCCTATCTTGACAGCGCTGAGGCGCAAGCAGCAGGCAGCGCGAATGTGCGCCATGCTGCGCTGGCCCTGGCCAATCCGGTCGATGGCGATCAGGTGCGCTTGACCAACCATGATTGGGCCTTCTCGATTGAAGCCATGCGTCATGCGCTGGGCTGGTTCACGCTTTTGGTAATCAATGACTTTACCGCGCTGGCGATGGCGCTGCCGCATTTGCCGGCAGGGCAAAAGCGCCAGATCGGCCCCGGTCAGGCGCGCAGCGACAGCGTGATCGGCTTACTCGGCGCCGGCACCGGTCTGGGCGTGTCGGGCATGATTCCGGCGGATGATCGCTGGATTGCGCTGGGCAGCGAAGGCGGCCACGCCAGTTTCGCGCCGCGCGATAAGCGTGAAATGGCGATTTTGGATTACGCCATGCAGCGCTACACCCATGTTTCGACCGAGCGCCTGTTATCCGGCCCCGGCCTGGAACTGATGTATCTGGCCTTGGCGCATATGCAGGGACGGCAGGAAGCGCCCTTGAGCGCAGAACAGGTCAGCGCGCGCGCCTTGCAGGGCGACAGTCTGTGCCAGGACGTGGTGCAAACTTTTTGCGCCATGCTGGGCACAGTGGCCGGCAATGTGGCGCTGACTCTGGGCGCTTTGGGCGGCATCTATATCGGCGGCGGCATTGTGCCGCATTTTGGCCGCCTGTTTGATGATTCGCTGTTCCGCCAGCGTTTTGAAGACAAGGGCCGGTTTACCGATTACATGCGGCAGATTCCCACATTTTTGATCACCGGCGACAATCCCGGCTTCATCGGCGTGTCGGCGGTGCTGGCGGAAAAGCTGGGGGCGAAAGCCGGCAGCACGCCGATTTTAGACGCCATCGCCCAGGCGCGTCAGCGTATGAGTCCGTCCGAATGCAAGGTGGCCGATTGGGTGCTGCAAGATCCGCGCGCGGTGCTGTCTTCACCCATCGGCGAAATTGCGCGCCAGGCCGGCGTCAGCCAGCCAACCGTGATGCGCTTTTGCCGCTCACTGAATTTGCAGGGCTTGGCGGAATTCAAACTCAAACTGGCCGCCGGTTTGACCGGCACGATTGCGATTGCCCATTCGCAGATCCGGTTTGGCGATTCGACTGCAGAAGTCAGCGATAAAGTGCTGGCCAACAGCGCGCACGCCGCCATGTCTTTGCGCGACACCATCAACCCGCGCCAACTCAATGCCGCGCTGGAATTGCTGCAGCACGCCCAGCATATTGAAATTTTATGCGTCGGCTCGGCGCGCCTGGTGGCGGAAGACGCCCTGCAAAAATTTCTGCACCTGGGCTTGCGCACCAGCTATTTCCCCGACTTGCAAAATCAGTTAATGAGCGCACGCCTGCTGCGCGCCGGCGACGTGGCGCTGGCGATTTCGCGCTCGGGTCAGTTGGAAGAATTGCTGCAAGCGGCGCGCGCCGCGCGCGCCCGGGGCGGCCAGTTGATTGCGATTTGCCCGCACGGCTCACCGCTGGCGCGTCTGGCCGATGTCTGCCTGCATCTGGATCATGCGGAAGGCGATTTGCACTATATCCCGATGGTGGTGCGGCTCTTGCAATTGATCATGGTGGATATTCTGGCGATTGGCCTGGCGCGCAATTTGCAGCAGGGCAATGGGGAAGAAGGGGCGGCGGCGAAGCAGGCGCGTCAGGAACGCAAGCTGGGGGCGCATTTGGAATAGGTCTTTGCACAAACATGTTTCGAGGCGGACTGATGTTAGCATCGAATACTTACTATTTTGATGCCCGGAGAGCGCGCATGAAAGCTGGAATATTCTCAATCCTGCTCACCTTTTTGCCTGTGGTCGCTTACAGCCAGACTGCGGCAGAGATGGAAAGCAAAATCCGCAACAAAGAATTATCCGGGCAGGAAATTTTGGCGTATATCAAGCGCTTCATGAATCACTGTCCGGCTTTGGTGATAAAAAGCGGGTTGCAATTGCAGCAGGAAACGGATGAGGCGCTGGCCGCAAAAGTCGGCCACCATAGCGACGTGCTCAAGGTCTTGCAGACCTATTTGCAAAAGAATGCGGATGGCGCATCAGACAGAGGGCAAGTTGATGTCGAATTGCAAGCAGGGCTAAGACATGCGCGCGTCAGTTATGAGGTAATACTGCATGGCGCAACGAGGAGCTTCAGCCAAGATGGCAAGATGCAAAGCGTGTTGCATATCTGGGAATTTGCGCCGCGTGAACAAACTCCACAGCAAGGCTATGTGCTGAATTTACATTTTCAAGAGCGTGGTGTGGATCGGTATGCGCTGGTGCAAGCCGGTTTGGAAGCACGTATGACGCCACCGGCGCGTGGCATTTTCCCGGTGCAGGACTATTTGAAAGAACTCGAAGCGCTCAAAGTGGAAGAGGATTGAGTGGGCAGAAATATAAAAAAACGGCAGGCTGCGCGCCTGCCGTTTTTTTGCCATCTGAAAAAATCAGATCTTGCCAACCAGAGCGGCGGACGGTTGCAGCGTGGCTGCGCCCGGAGTCCAGCGCGCCGGGCAGACGTGGCCAGGATTGGCGGCCACGAATTGTGCGGCTTGCACTTTGCGCAGCAATTCGCCGGCGTCGCGGCCAATGCTGTTGTCGTGCACTTCGGACAGAATGATTTTGCCTTCCGGGTTCACCAGGAAGGTGCCGCGCAGGGCCATGCCTTCGTCTTCGATCATCACGTCAAAATTGCGGCTCAGACGGCCATTGGCGTCGCCCAGCAGCGGGTATTTGACTTTGGCGATGGTCGGGGAAGAGTCCGCCCAGGCTTTGTGGGTGAAATGGTTGTCGGTGGACACGCCATAAATTTCCACGCCCAGTTCCTGGAACTTGGCGTAGCTGTCAGCCAGATCGCCCAATTCGGTCGGGCAGATGAAGGTGAAATCGGCCGGGTAGAAGAAGAACACCGACCATTTGCCTTTCAGATTGGCTTCGGTGATGGTGACAAATTCGCCATTCTGATAAGCAGTGGTGGAGAACGGCTTGACTTCGGTATTGATCAGAGACATTTTGTTTCCTCACGGTGACAGTAAAGCAACATTAGGGGTGCTGCGAGGCGAGCATCATAACACCTTTTCGGCACATGCATGGACTGGCGCCCGGCGCGTCAAAAAAACCTCCGGCAGGGGCGGAAAAACGCACATAGCAGCGCCACAGGCAGCGGCTGTTTGGGGCATTGGCAGGCGCCGATGATGTCTGCGCCGGGGCGTTGCGCAGGGGCGCTTCTCAGATTGAATTTCTGTTTGATAATTACTAATATATTCTGGCTGCTAACCTGTTACCTCCACCGTCAAGGCGGCCCCGACAATCACAATCGCCGCCCCCAGATTGTAGGTGTGGCCGGATTTGCCCACGCCATTATCGTTCCAGGCCCCGCTTAAAAACACGGTATCGCCGGCATTGCCCAGGATGGTCAGGGTATTCCCGAGTTCTGAGATATCCAGCACGGTGCGCGCGGACAGGGTGATGCTGTTATTGCCTGTCCCGGTCAGATCAATCGTTTCGATCGAGCGCAGGCGATGGCCGTTCGGCCCGCTGTCAAAACTCATGTCGGCGCCGTTGAATTTCAAGATATCCGTGCCGCCGCCACCGTTAATCAGGCGGAAATCGGCGCTGTCCACGCTGATCACATCATTCCCGGCCCCGCCGTGAATCACATCCGCGCCGCCGGCGCCGAGAATCGTATCGTTGCCCTGGTCGCCGCTGATCACATCCGCCGCATTCGTGCCGGTAATCGTTTCGGCCTTGGTGGTGCCGGAAAGCGTGACACGCTGATTGAAATTGCCGCCCAGCACGACATACGCCGAACCGATGCCGTTTTGCGCATTTTGCGCGCCAATCACCAGGTCGCCATAGCCGTCGCCATTGATGTCGCCGGCAGCGCTGACGGAGCCGCCCGACCAGTCCCCGGTGACGCCATCGAGGCGCATGCCGTTGACCCCGTTGATGCTGTTGAGATAGATGTCTTTGGCAAACGGATCGCGCGAGCCATACAGCAAATAGGTCGAACCGGCTTTGCTGCGCGCATCGCGTGCGCCGATCAACATATCGTCCAGGCCGTCGCCATTCACATCGCCGGCGCGCGCCACCGCGATTCCGCTCAAATCATTCGCCGCTTCGCCATGGATGATGAAGCCGGTAATGCCATCCAGCTGCGCCACCGAATAGGCCGGATCAAAACTGTTGCTTTTGCCAAACAGCACATACGTCAGGCCGGCGCTTTTATCGCCACGGAATGCGCCCAGCGCAATATCTTCCAAGCCATCGCCATTGATATCGCCGATGCGGCTGACTGAACGCCCCAGACTTTCCCCCTGCGCGCCATTCAGCCGCACGCCGTTGACCCCGTCGATGCTGGTCAGACTCATGCTGGCGGGGAAGGGATCGGACTTGCCGAACACCATCCAGACGCTGCCGTCATCGCCATTTGCGCCCTGGCCGCTCATCAACATATCGTCAAAACCATCGCCATTGAAATCGCCGGCCCCGCTCACCACGCTGCCCACCGCATCGCTGACCGCAACGCCATTGAATTTGGCGCCATTGCTGCCATTTAACTTGCTCAGATTCAGGGACAGCCCCGGCAGCGCGCTCTTGCCATACACCAGATAACTGGCTCCGGCGCGCTGATTGGCGCCGGGGGCGCCGATCAAGAGATCATCGAAACCATCGCCATTCACATCGCCCGCAGAGGCGACGCTGGCGCCCAGATATTCGCCCGCCGCCGCGCCATCGAAGCGCACGCCGGTTTTGCCATCCAAACCGCTCAAAGGCGTGCTGGCGGAAAAGGTTTTTTTCCCCAGCACCAGATACGCACTGCCGGCAAACAGGCTTTTGGCCGGATCCGCGCCGGGCGCGCCGACCAGCATATCGGTAATGCCATCGCCATTGAAATCGGCCGCCATCGCCACCGAGGAACCGGAAAAATCATCCGCCGCCGCGCCATCGAGTTTGAACACGCTGCGCCCATCCACTGTGCCAAAAGTATTGGTCGCCGCCAGCGTGTTGGCGCGTCCCAGAATCACATAACTGGAGCCGGTATTGGTGTCGGCGGAGGAGCCGACAATCACATCGGCAAATCCGTCCCCGTTGACATCGCCCATGCCGCTCACCGAAACAATCGCGGATGGCGCCTTGCCGTCAAAGCGGGCCCCGGTGGCGCCGTTCAAGCTGGCCAGTTTATTGACCGCAGTCGGCACCGTGAAGGTATAGCCGGCTTTATCTGTGATGCCTGCATACGGATTGCCGACCCGGTCGCGCAACACGCCGCCGGGCATAGTCACGGCATATGTGCTGCCGCCGCTGAAATCGAGACTGGGGTTGATGGTCACGGTGTCGCCGGCAATGCTCACCTGGCTGCTGTCAGTAATCGCGATGGTGCGCGTTTCCTTGCCGTTGCTCAGGGTGATATTGCCGCTGCCGGCATACATGGTTTCAGAAAATTTGAGCACGATATTGCTGTCCGGCAGCACCGGCGCGCCCTTGTGCGCCGGAGTGCTGGAGAGCAGGGTGGGGGGCGTGATGTCTTGCCACAACTGGCCCAGCTTGCTTTGCGCCAGCGCCAGCGCATTGCTGAGCGCCTCGCCTTCGCTGTTGGGGCGGGTCTGGTTGATTTCGCCATCCACCGCGTCTTGCAGCAGGCCGAGCGCCAATTCTTCCGCCACCCAGCTGACTTGCGCCTGACGCGCCAGACTGGCGGCGGCGTCCGCGTCATTCACGCCGGCGATGGCGGCATTCATATTGCCGATCACCACGGCCAGATCCGCGCCGAGGCGGTTGATTTTTTCCAGACTTACGCTGTCGGCGCTGGCCAGCAAGGCGGCGGTTTGGGCCGCGTCGGCAAAATGGGTGGCGTCATTGAAATCCAGCGGCCCGCTTTGTCCTTCGCGCAGCAAAATCCGCGTCATGGTGTCAAACGCGGCATCGGAGGCGCGCTGCACATCGCTCGTGACGCCGGTGGCCAGCAGCGTCGAGGCGAGTAAGCGCGCATCCATATTCACGGTTGCCGCAATGCGCTGCGCCTTGAGCGCCGCCGCCACCGCATCGGTGGTGGTGTCGGTGCGCACCGCCTGGGTGATCGGATCGAAGGCGGTGGCGTCAAACTCCGCCGCCAGATCCAGGCGCGAATTCAGCAGGTTTTGCGCCAGATCGATGCTGACTTTTTGCGCGCGCATGGTTTTTTCCAGCAGCGTGCTCAAAGGATTGAGCACGCGCGAGCCGGCCGGCGCGGTGTAAGACATGATGTTGTCGTGATTGGTGGCGATATCGCGCCCGCCTTGCGACACCAGCACGCCATGAAAACTCTCCACCCCTTTGAAGCTGAAATTGCCTTGCAGGTCCACCGTGGCCGCCACTTCCCCGCCGTCTTGCACATGGTTGCCGTTGCGATCCACAAACAGCTTGGCCCCTTGCATATAGCCATCCAGCACCACGCCTTTTTGATTGAACCAGGGCACGGCCACTCCGTTATAAGTGCTGCTGGCGTACAGCTTGGTGAGCAGGGCGAGCGGGTCGGCCTGCGCCAGCGCGCTGGCGACTTCGGTTTTATCCGGCGTTACTCCGGTCAGGGACTGGTATTCGACAATGATGCGGATTTCCGGGTTTTTGGTGCTCGACAGCTCAGCCGAATCGG includes:
- a CDS encoding glucokinase, with the translated sequence MTTSRFAVDQPYADGPRLLADIGGTNARFVLETAPGVQAALAVMPCRDWPTLEAAVRAYLDSAEAQAAGSANVRHAALALANPVDGDQVRLTNHDWAFSIEAMRHALGWFTLLVINDFTALAMALPHLPAGQKRQIGPGQARSDSVIGLLGAGTGLGVSGMIPADDRWIALGSEGGHASFAPRDKREMAILDYAMQRYTHVSTERLLSGPGLELMYLALAHMQGRQEAPLSAEQVSARALQGDSLCQDVVQTFCAMLGTVAGNVALTLGALGGIYIGGGIVPHFGRLFDDSLFRQRFEDKGRFTDYMRQIPTFLITGDNPGFIGVSAVLAEKLGAKAGSTPILDAIAQARQRMSPSECKVADWVLQDPRAVLSSPIGEIARQAGVSQPTVMRFCRSLNLQGLAEFKLKLAAGLTGTIAIAHSQIRFGDSTAEVSDKVLANSAHAAMSLRDTINPRQLNAALELLQHAQHIEILCVGSARLVAEDALQKFLHLGLRTSYFPDLQNQLMSARLLRAGDVALAISRSGQLEELLQAARAARARGGQLIAICPHGSPLARLADVCLHLDHAEGDLHYIPMVVRLLQLIMVDILAIGLARNLQQGNGEEGAAAKQARQERKLGAHLE
- the ahpC gene encoding alkyl hydroperoxide reductase subunit C — protein: MSLINTEVKPFSTTAYQNGEFVTITEANLKGKWSVFFFYPADFTFICPTELGDLADSYAKFQELGVEIYGVSTDNHFTHKAWADSSPTIAKVKYPLLGDANGRLSRNFDVMIEDEGMALRGTFLVNPEGKIILSEVHDNSIGRDAGELLRKVQAAQFVAANPGHVCPARWTPGAATLQPSAALVGKI
- a CDS encoding DUF4214 domain-containing protein, which gives rise to MINTAAFVEQIYSRFLGRSADTAGRSYWTQAIDNASVTPAQATLALINSSEFANTVLPVARLYYAAFGRVPDGDGLNFWLAQVKRGASILQIANDFLRSPEFQTLYGKNLTDDAYVDQLYKNVLGRPADADGKAYWVSKLSVDKITRAQVLNAFSDSAELSSTKNPEIRIIVEYQSLTGVTPDKTEVASALAQADPLALLTKLYASSTYNGVAVPWFNQKGVVLDGYMQGAKLFVDRNGNHVQDGGEVAATVDLQGNFSFKGVESFHGVLVSQGGRDIATNHDNIMSYTAPAGSRVLNPLSTLLEKTMRAQKVSIDLAQNLLNSRLDLAAEFDATAFDPITQAVRTDTTTDAVAAALKAQRIAATVNMDARLLASTLLATGVTSDVQRASDAAFDTMTRILLREGQSGPLDFNDATHFADAAQTAALLASADSVSLEKINRLGADLAVVIGNMNAAIAGVNDADAAASLARQAQVSWVAEELALGLLQDAVDGEINQTRPNSEGEALSNALALAQSKLGQLWQDITPPTLLSSTPAHKGAPVLPDSNIVLKFSETMYAGSGNITLSNGKETRTIAITDSSQVSIAGDTVTINPSLDFSGGSTYAVTMPGGVLRDRVGNPYAGITDKAGYTFTVPTAVNKLASLNGATGARFDGKAPSAIVSVSGMGDVNGDGFADVIVGSSADTNTGSSYVILGRANTLAATNTFGTVDGRSVFKLDGAAADDFSGSSVAMAADFNGDGITDMLVGAPGADPAKSLFAGSAYLVLGKKTFSASTPLSGLDGKTGVRFDGAAAGEYLGASVASAGDVNGDGFDDLLIGAPGANQRAGASYLVYGKSALPGLSLNLSKLNGSNGAKFNGVAVSDAVGSVVSGAGDFNGDGFDDMLMSGQGANGDDGSVWMVFGKSDPFPASMSLTSIDGVNGVRLNGAQGESLGRSVSRIGDINGDGLEDIALGAFRGDKSAGLTYVLFGKSNSFDPAYSVAQLDGITGFIIHGEAANDLSGIAVARAGDVNGDGLDDMLIGARDARSKAGSTYLLYGSRDPFAKDIYLNSINGVNGMRLDGVTGDWSGGSVSAAGDINGDGYGDLVIGAQNAQNGIGSAYVVLGGNFNQRVTLSGTTKAETITGTNAADVISGDQGNDTILGAGGADVIHGGAGNDVISVDSADFRLINGGGGTDILKFNGADMSFDSGPNGHRLRSIETIDLTGTGNNSITLSARTVLDISELGNTLTILGNAGDTVFLSGAWNDNGVGKSGHTYNLGAAIVIVGAALTVEVTG